A stretch of Metabacillus sp. FJAT-52054 DNA encodes these proteins:
- the hutG gene encoding formimidoylglutamase: MDPFSFLQPGKAAIFKDRFVTKVNETILPYKEGMTGDTGLIGMPFSKSSISLSQASDAPQAIRSCMSLYSTFSGERNRDYRNHKILDFGDVLTHPTNLPESLKRMYVSVKEMINKKSCSRYILLGGDHGVSYPAIRAFKEFFGTIGIIQFDAHHDVRNLEDGGRTNGTPFRSLIEEGVIEGENLVQIGIRDFSNAAVYNEYIKDNNVSVYTMGDIDRTGILPIVEKEADRLAEKVDVIYLSLDMDAVDQAFAPGCPAIGPGGLTSRELLSAVSAAAKHEKVRAMDIVEIDPSKDFRDITSRLAVHALLRFAYR, from the coding sequence TATACTTCCTTATAAGGAGGGGATGACAGGGGATACAGGTCTGATCGGAATGCCGTTTTCCAAGTCTTCCATTTCGTTGTCACAAGCATCCGACGCTCCTCAAGCAATCCGGTCCTGCATGAGTCTATACTCTACTTTCTCAGGGGAACGAAACAGGGATTATCGCAATCACAAAATACTGGATTTTGGAGATGTTTTGACTCACCCTACCAATCTGCCGGAAAGCTTAAAAAGAATGTATGTAAGCGTTAAGGAAATGATCAACAAGAAGTCATGCTCCCGGTACATTTTGCTGGGCGGCGATCATGGGGTAAGCTATCCGGCCATCCGGGCTTTTAAGGAATTCTTCGGTACAATAGGCATCATCCAATTTGATGCCCACCATGATGTGCGGAACCTTGAGGATGGAGGGAGGACAAATGGTACGCCATTCAGAAGTCTGATAGAAGAAGGAGTCATTGAGGGGGAGAATTTGGTTCAAATCGGCATCCGGGATTTTTCCAATGCAGCGGTTTATAACGAGTATATAAAGGATAACAATGTCTCTGTCTATACGATGGGGGATATCGATCGGACCGGGATTCTCCCTATCGTAGAAAAAGAGGCAGACAGGCTAGCGGAAAAAGTGGACGTTATCTACCTTTCTCTTGATATGGATGCAGTGGATCAGGCGTTTGCTCCCGGCTGTCCGGCCATTGGCCCGGGGGGATTAACGAGCAGGGAGCTTCTTTCAGCGGTTTCTGCAGCCGCAAAGCATGAGAAAGTACGGGCAATGGATATTGTTGAAATCGATCCATCCAAAGATTTCAGGGATATAACGAGCAGACTTGCGGTGCATGCCTTGCTGAGGTTTGCCTATAGGTAG